A segment of the Candoia aspera isolate rCanAsp1 chromosome 8, rCanAsp1.hap2, whole genome shotgun sequence genome:
AAAAGTGGtcaaaaagtattattttaattggcTCGGAATTCCTTAATTTTGCATGTCTATCCCAGATTCAGGATCTTCCATTGTTTTATTATTCCAGGATGCAGTTTGCCTTTGAAAACACATGTAGACCTTTCACCTTATTCTTTGTTGAAAGGTTGTTTGTTACTATTTAATATAAGTAGGCTTATGAGAGTTTGGCATACAAGCACCAAACCATGTTAACGAATATGACTGTTATTATAAAGCTTGTAACTTAAAAACCCTGTTAAATTTCTGGAAcaccttcatggcatgggacaggGCCATTTGagagaccacctctccctgatttcatctgcccatcccaccagatccagcagagaggacGTTATGGGTTCCACCATCTAGAGAGCTATATTTGGCGGACCTTAGGCAGTGGGCCTTTTCTACAGTGGTGCCCCCGTTATGGCATCTTCTCCcctctgaggtgaggttggcctcatcaccCCTGAGCTtctgaaggtccctcaagacctggttatgccagcaggcctggggacctcaGGGGATGgctgaactagtgaggtggctccgttattattaacatccctttgtctattttttttagttcagtttctattattcttattttttttaataattaataatgataatggttTTTAAGTATTGTTTTAGCTTTGCTGTACACCGCCCAAAGTCGcttgctttgtgagatgggcggctatataaataagataaatagaataaattaaaaacaatttaatagGCTGACATActatgctaaaccatggtttcttaaaatgattaaatgaaccacaattggttgggttcatgcaacacTCATGTCAAAAACATTTTGGCTTAACAAACTGTATGTACCACACCAGGATGTGCAGTAGGAAGGCAGATTTGTAGCATAAGGCCAGGTTCTTTAAAAGAGCTTTTGGCTGTTTCAGTGTATTCATCAGCTGTTGGTTTTTCCAATCGTAATGTTTTTTGGCTGGATCTACTGGTTTCTGCTGTTGTTACTTTGTGTAATATTTTTCTGTGTGCCTGTGTATAACAGAATTGTGTTTTTAACTTGAACTTCAGATTACGTGTGTCTATAAAAGAGTAACTGAATTAATGTCATATGCTTCCAATCCTGTCTAAACAAGTGTGTAATTCCCAGATAAACTTCTTGAAATTATGTAGCAATAGATAAAATATTCTAAACGAATGCAATAGCAGATTCAGACTTGTCAATCTTTAAATATTCATAAGGCAACCTAAACCAAAAGCTAGAAGGGAAAATACCTCATCCAGACTATTTATATAATATGTCTTAGAAATAAATATGGCATATAGAATAGTATTTGCACCCTAAACTTAAGtaggtttttattttctttctaggtTTCAGTTATGGATAGTTGCCTTTACAGCCTGCCTATGGCTCTTCCACGAAAGCAGTTGTTTTGCAAGAAACAGGAAAACTGAGTAGCCCAAGATGGCTATCCATTATGTTCAGCAGACAGGCATTTGCACTTCGTTTTGGACATCTCTTACTTAATTTCAGAACAGCTTAAATGCTGAATGTGAATTGGTCAATTCACCACTTAATTGTATTTATTCTTTTCAAGGTATTCTATGATTGATCTTTCACCATGGTTCTTAGCTGGAATGCCAACCAAAATGCTAAGCAAaattacagtggaagaatggaaaCATATAGCACAAATCCCATAAATGGGAACTTTATTAAACTAGCAAGATAAACTCAGAAATGTATAAATGGCCCATTAAATACATCCAGTTCATTTTTACATATACTTTTATATAGAAATTTACTTACAGTTTCCAAACATgtaacatttaaattattttcttttttcaagattGCTACCATCAAAAGGTAATAAAAATCCACCACCTGCTTTTGCAGATGAGTATAAAATGATATAAGTAGAGCCAAAGGGACAGATTACTGCATTTTATCTATGGAGGAATGAGAACTCAAGAACCTGCTAAAACCAAAGCAGTGATACCGTTCGAAGAGCATTTACCATAAGGGAGTTAGGCCAACCATTCTACTGATACAGTGGCTCAACTATACACTTGATGGTATTTTGGCAAACAAGCTGTGGAGGAAACAAATTCAATCTCAGAAAAGCACAATGTCATGAGCTGAAATTGTAAAATTATTCAGTTCAGTCGTACAGTGTCTGTTGTCAGTCTGGGCAAATTTGATAGGACTGATGTACGTATAGTAGGAAAAGGAAGAGTGGGAATGTTAAAGACATGGCATGGTAACCAACATTATTTGCCCAATATTAATATTGcatattatttgcttttaaaaaacatttcatcaACAAATAAAATGGCAGCTATTTAAACAAAGAGGCTGAATAGCCACTTTCCCCACCAACtgatatttatttggaaaagggCCAAGGAGAATGCAAAATATACGGCAACAGGTTTTTCCTCATTCTCTATATCTTAGCCTGACCTGATGTTATATCTCATGCAGTGAACTATttctctaacacacacacacacacacacagcgccCTACAAGTGAAGTTTAAAAAGTAGTGTTAAAATCCACATTTGAGGCAAAAGAGCCTTTTGTCATAATTAAAGAAAACTTGCATGTTTCATGCCTACTTATTGTTTTGAAAAGAAAGTGGCATCAGGGAAACTGAAGGCTTTTTCCTAACTGGAGCAGCATTTCAAGTAAGTGACAGTAGTTAAAAATCAGTGGAAACCAGAATTGATAGGAAAAGTGCTCTGCAAAAGGTTATAACCCTTGCAGGTTTCAAGCTGCAGGATTTGTGATAGGTATCATAAATATGGCACTTATGTATACCCAAAGGTGGCAAGTCTGCACATGACTGAGATAAGCCAAATCAACAGTAAACATTTTTATAACTACTACTTGTGGTTTCTGAGAGCCATGGCTTCCAGCTAACCCAACTAATTCCAACACCAATCATTCCTTTTACTATTCTATGTGTACATGCAAGGTAGCTCTGTTACACTCATGGAGAATAAAAATTCTGCCCAGCAGAGTTTTCCCTCCTTCCAAAAGACATACATACAACTGAAGACATGCTGTATATTCTTTAGATGAGGTTACAATGAACATCCCTTCCAAAGCCAGCAGTGTtctattttcatcatttttaggCCAGAAATTCCATGTGTCCAATTGCCAGCAATGGACCCTGCAATAGACACAATTATTCTTAGACCCAAGTGATTAAAATGATCTATCTGTATTTTTCATACTTTTTGCAAAAAAGAGTTCAGGACTGCATTCTCAGAAAAGCAGTGACAATACAACAACTGGCCATAATTCCTAgttctgattttctttcctttcattgtATGAAACAACTTCTTAGCACAATGTTCCccaactttgcattttttttacatgTAATTAACTCTAGTTCATCTCATCTCAAGCCAGCTAACTGGAGATGAGGACTTGTCTGGCAGAACACTAAGTTGGGGAAAGCAGTTTTAGCCTGCAAAATTCCTGAAGAGGTACTATCTCCCCAAGGCAAGGGATCATTGTTATAGCTATTCCATCACAGTAGTTTTGAAATACATTCAGTTCCAACATCCATCAGGATTTGCACAAGGTACTTTAGCTTCTATTGAATATCAAAATACAGCATTACTGTTTAGGATTTTTCATAACAAAAATAGTCAGCACTGAAAGAGCTGGTTTTCACATTCTATATTGCCAAATGATACAAAAGCTCTTATGTTTCAAAAGTGATTCAATAGTTTCCCAATTGTAGCTTGACTCCCATCTTTGCATTTAAGGGATCCTGATTTTTCCATTATTATTTGTTCCCTCAGCATAGGTTCTGCTTTAACACTTAGAAGCTCACTGTTGTCAGTGTTTCTTTTGATAATTCTAGCACTATTGGCTCTTTTCAGTGTGCTTccactgttttcctttgggtTAGAATCATCAGAGGCTGCTGTTACTTTCATTCGAGGTAGCCTTTGAGACAAAGACCTTGTGAGAGTTGGAGCTCTGGAAGGGGGAGGCAAGTCCACCTTTGCACATTTTGAAGAAGAGGCCACTGTATTTCTTGCAAAACTCGGAACAGGAGCTGGTGCCTTGGGAACTGTGACAGATGTGCTTTTGTTAGTATCTACAGGGCACTGAGATTTGGTCAAGGAACGGCACAtttttgtttcatcattttttgaCTTGGGAACATATCTGACTGGTTTGCAGCTTGGCTTTTTGAAAGAGCCTTTGTGTTGAAGCTGCTCCTTCTCAAAATGGCCACTGCTTGAATTCAAAGTTCCACACTGGAATTTTGGCTCCTCTACTGATATACTCTGCCGATACTGAGGTTTTGGGGCTGCATCTATGGTACCCCGGACAGAATTACGACGTGACAGACGTGTTTCAGCTACAGCCACGTCTCGAGGTGCAGGCTTAGCCTCTGGCTTTTTGGGGCAACTAGGAGATGCTGGTTTAGTGGACCTAGAAATGGGTACAACTTTTCTCATGCTTGCATTCTCTGATGAATTCAGTGTTCTCACAGGTCTGGGATGATTTGGAGGGGCAGTGCTGGATTTTGTGGTACCTGAAGTTTTATCTTTCAAAGAATTTCTCTTTGGTCCTAATGCATCTTTGCTCCTTACTTGTTTCTCCTTTGGAAAACTAGGCTTATTACTAGAGTCAGATTTATCATTAGAAAAGATGGCATTATCATCAGTTTGCAGATCATTCATATAAGGGGACTTAGCATTTTTGTTGTCTATTTTATTGCCACCTAACTTTGGACTGTTTTCTTCTGAGAGATCAAGTGTCAATGAACATTCAAAATCTGATTCAAAGAAAATTGGTCCTTGTGTGTTAGTTCCTGAAATACTACCATCTGAAGATATGGGGCTACCACTATCAGGCTCTGGAGCTTCATTAACATGACTCATCATTTTGGCAGGATGTTCAGTTTTGTAATCAGTCTTTACTCTATTGGATGGATTTCCTGTTATGCCAGGAGAGTATAAGGCTGGATCATCCTCATTATCTAAGCCTTGCATGCCAGCCACAAAATGAACTGCAGATGGATCCTCTATATCATTTGTTTCATGAAGGTCAAACTTATGCAGTCCTGGAACATGTTCATGTTCTTCCATAGATAGGTTCCAAAGAACTGCACCAGTGGATTCCATACAAGGCACACTGAACCTGTACTTGTCATCATCTGATTTCTCTTGGTTGCTATAGAGGTTAGCATGGGAAGTATCTTCTACATGTTGAGCCTGAGATGGGAAAAACTGGTAACTGTAATCCTTGGTTTTTTTAGGACCATGGTCTAAGTGCAAATGAGTGAAACTGACATCCACGGGCTCCTTACTTTCTGACCATGCTATATTCGGTCTTGTTGGACAAGCGTGTTCACGAGGGAGACTGTTAAACTTGTTCAGATCTTCTCCTTTTGAGGTACCCAG
Coding sequences within it:
- the FHDC1 gene encoding FH2 domain-containing protein 1 translates to MHVMNCVSLVNDKENGAISAEAGLMIGDTNEPEEQPPPPPAPPLPCLSIEAGFPSSAGVPPPPPPPPPIISRSSAPQLLNGHGHLSKKKRIRSFFWRTIPEEQVRGKNNIWTISAKQNYQIDTKTIEEFFGQQEEATPLESRSRALRRSFKDSKQEINILDAKRSMNIGIFLKQFKKSLDSIIEDLHIGRLDLYSSETLRELLKLLPETEEVKKLKEFSGDLSKLCQADSFMYLLIQVPNYSLRIEAMVLKKEFSPSCTSLQKNMTIIKMATKELMCCEELHSILHLVLQAGNIMNAGGCAGNAVGFKLSSLLKLADTKANKPGMNLLHFVALEAHKKDKVLLTFSEKLKHVHEAARISLESIETELHSLSSKTKSLKDCIRRDSELFRQMEGFLQFAVKELKELDHWKRDLMKEAHALIDFLCEDKETMKLEECFQIFRDFCLRFNKAVKENKEREAQELQQLQRLKELEDKRRSWLAGDISTFGRSSSENDVGTLTKRGLEEFLPFLQQRPQSPSYRNTSTRRSRHSLGVTAERELLTFLGTSKGEDLNKFNSLPREHACPTRPNIAWSESKEPVDVSFTHLHLDHGPKKTKDYSYQFFPSQAQHVEDTSHANLYSNQEKSDDDKYRFSVPCMESTGAVLWNLSMEEHEHVPGLHKFDLHETNDIEDPSAVHFVAGMQGLDNEDDPALYSPGITGNPSNRVKTDYKTEHPAKMMSHVNEAPEPDSGSPISSDGSISGTNTQGPIFFESDFECSLTLDLSEENSPKLGGNKIDNKNAKSPYMNDLQTDDNAIFSNDKSDSSNKPSFPKEKQVRSKDALGPKRNSLKDKTSGTTKSSTAPPNHPRPVRTLNSSENASMRKVVPISRSTKPASPSCPKKPEAKPAPRDVAVAETRLSRRNSVRGTIDAAPKPQYRQSISVEEPKFQCGTLNSSSGHFEKEQLQHKGSFKKPSCKPVRYVPKSKNDETKMCRSLTKSQCPVDTNKSTSVTVPKAPAPVPSFARNTVASSSKCAKVDLPPPSRAPTLTRSLSQRLPRMKVTAASDDSNPKENSGSTLKRANSARIIKRNTDNSELLSVKAEPMLREQIIMEKSGSLKCKDGSQATIGKLLNHF